TTGCTGATCTGGTTGAAGGGGGCCTTGAACTGGCCAGAATTGCGGTCGACGGAGAACTCGTACATCACAGCGTAGTTCATAACGATGGGCAGGCCGTAGATGAACCCTTCCTCCGCGATGGCCCTGGTCTCGGTAAAGTCCGGCCTGTTCTTCTCATCCTTTTCCGCCCGGGAGATGCTGTCCTTCTTGTTCGCGCATCCCGCCATAAATGCGATGGCCAAGGCCAGGGCCACAATGCCGACAAGCGGCGTCCGGCGACAAGTCTTTACCATGGAGAACTCACCTTTGGGTTTGATACGACGTTGAAAACGCTGCTTATGCCTGCCTTACGAGTTTCCCCAGCAGTTCCCGGCGCGAGAGAACCTTGGGCTCACCAGGGCGCGCGGCCATCATGTGCGCGTAGTAGAGGCTGGGATGCACCTCGGCCAGGAATATTACCCGCACGTCGGAAACATCCACCAGCATGGCGTGCGGGCGCTTGCGCTTGACCTGCTCCAGACGTTTGGCCGCCAGGGCGAGCATGTCCTGGCGTTCGCCGAAGTGCATGGTGTTGGTCGGGCAGGTCTTCACGCAGGCGGGGAGCATCCCGTTGGAAACCCTGTCGATGCACATGTTGCATTTGGTGAGGGCGCCGGTCTCCGGGTTGGGACGGGGAATGTCGTAGGGGCAGGCGTTGCGGATCTCCGTGGCGTCCAGCTTTTTGGTGCGCTCGGTGTAGAGCACAGCGCCGGTGGCAGGGTCCTGGATGATGGCCTCGGGGTCGTACATGTCCGCCACCATCTTGCAGGGCGGCTGGAGGCAGTGGCGGCACTGCTCCGGGAAGAAGAGCCAGCGCAGCGCGCCGTCCACCACGACCTCGCTGAAGCGGACCAGCTTGAAGGTGGAGGAGGAGAGGTCCGGCGGATTCTGGTAGCCCCCGGTCTGGACAGTCTCAACAACCTTCTGGTTCTTCC
This genomic stretch from Fundidesulfovibrio soli harbors:
- a CDS encoding 4Fe-4S dicluster domain-containing protein, with product MTTGKSFFIDQTRCTACRGCQVACKQWKNQKVVETVQTGGYQNPPDLSSSTFKLVRFSEVVVDGALRWLFFPEQCRHCLQPPCKMVADMYDPEAIIQDPATGAVLYTERTKKLDATEIRNACPYDIPRPNPETGALTKCNMCIDRVSNGMLPACVKTCPTNTMHFGERQDMLALAAKRLEQVKRKRPHAMLVDVSDVRVIFLAEVHPSLYYAHMMAARPGEPKVLSRRELLGKLVRQA